In Brucella melitensis bv. 1 str. 16M, a genomic segment contains:
- a CDS encoding tellurite resistance TerB family protein produces the protein MFDAKKFLDQFLGSQVPGMSGSVRDKAGQVTDMAKKNPLATGAIAAAIFGTKTGRKLAGNVATVGGIAAIAGLGYLAYKNYKSGQAPQEAEQPVAKEPELLPAPPADSPFHPHSPAMSNSFALTLVQAMIAAARADGYIDDAERARIMEKVKISGLDDEAEAFLARELAEPVDLDVLVAAAQTEEQKVELYTASRLAIDPDNRAERGYLDMLAGRLGLQDALVDHIEATVASVKV, from the coding sequence ATGTTCGATGCCAAAAAATTTCTCGATCAGTTTCTCGGATCACAGGTGCCGGGTATGTCGGGAAGTGTCCGCGACAAGGCTGGACAGGTAACAGATATGGCGAAGAAGAACCCGCTTGCGACGGGTGCCATAGCCGCAGCCATTTTTGGCACGAAAACGGGCCGCAAACTTGCTGGCAATGTAGCAACTGTCGGCGGCATCGCCGCCATAGCCGGATTGGGCTATCTTGCCTACAAGAATTATAAGTCCGGTCAGGCCCCGCAGGAGGCGGAACAGCCGGTGGCAAAAGAGCCGGAGCTTCTTCCGGCGCCACCGGCCGATTCACCCTTCCATCCGCATTCTCCCGCGATGAGCAATAGTTTCGCGCTGACGCTGGTTCAGGCCATGATCGCCGCCGCCAGGGCTGATGGTTATATTGATGATGCCGAACGTGCCCGCATCATGGAAAAGGTGAAGATTTCCGGTCTGGACGACGAGGCTGAGGCCTTCCTTGCAAGGGAACTGGCCGAACCCGTCGATCTCGATGTGCTGGTTGCCGCAGCGCAGACGGAAGAGCAGAAAGTTGAACTTTATACGGCATCGCGGCTGGCTATCGATCCAGATAACCGCGCCGAACGCGGCTATCTGGATATGCTTGCCGGGCGGCTTGGCCTGCAAGATGCGCTGGTGGACCACATCGAAGCGACCGTTGCTTCAGTGAAAGTCTGA
- the xth gene encoding exodeoxyribonuclease III yields MKIATWNINGVKARIDNLQHWLRESSPDIVCLQEIKSVDEQFPRLEIEALGYHVETHGQKGFNGVALLSKKSPDEINKGLPGDDSDEQARFIEGIYSTDTGVVRVVSLYLPNGNPIDTEKFPYKLSWMQRLENWAKKRLTLEEPLVLAGDYNVIPEPVDARNPQAWLGDALFQPQSRQAFRRLENLGFTDAIRASTDESGVYSFWDYQAGAWQKNNGIRIDHLMLSPEATNRFISANIEKHVRAWEKPSDHVPVTVTLAV; encoded by the coding sequence ATGAAAATCGCTACATGGAACATCAACGGCGTCAAGGCGCGCATCGACAATCTCCAGCATTGGCTGAGGGAGTCGTCGCCCGACATCGTCTGCCTGCAGGAAATCAAGTCGGTGGATGAGCAATTTCCCCGCCTTGAGATCGAAGCACTCGGCTATCATGTCGAAACCCACGGCCAGAAGGGTTTCAATGGGGTGGCGCTGCTCTCAAAAAAATCACCGGATGAGATCAATAAAGGCCTTCCCGGTGACGATAGCGACGAACAGGCCCGTTTCATCGAAGGCATTTATTCGACCGATACTGGTGTCGTGCGGGTCGTGTCGCTCTATTTGCCCAACGGCAATCCGATCGACACCGAAAAGTTCCCCTACAAGCTTTCATGGATGCAGCGGCTTGAAAATTGGGCAAAGAAGCGCCTGACACTGGAAGAACCATTGGTTCTGGCGGGTGACTATAACGTCATTCCCGAACCCGTGGACGCCCGCAACCCGCAGGCATGGCTGGGCGATGCGCTGTTTCAGCCGCAATCCCGGCAGGCATTCCGCAGGCTGGAAAATCTGGGGTTCACCGATGCAATCCGGGCATCGACCGATGAAAGCGGCGTCTATTCTTTCTGGGATTATCAGGCCGGGGCCTGGCAGAAGAATAACGGCATTCGCATCGACCACCTGATGCTGTCGCCGGAAGCGACAAACCGTTTCATTTCAGCCAATATCGAAAAGCACGTTCGTGCCTGGGAAAAGCCATCCGATCATGTGCCGGTAACAGTCACGTTGGCGGTTTAG
- a CDS encoding tetratricopeptide repeat protein produces the protein MALGLVLTLALACHSTFAFDLNDDSEKSRSPFELFKFGFSAYKNGHKDEAIKALRYAAERGHQGAKWKLARMYAEGDGVAEDDYEAYKIFEKIVREGSEPGSENAPYVADALVALAGYVKNGIPGSPVQANPNMARELYVQAAANFGDSIAQFELGKMLLDGEGGERNAVQAARWFQLAARKGNTGAQAMLGNMLFQAGKTVRGLAMLTAAFERCPAEDCTWIRDMQEQAFSIAGEADRRNAIALASDYAVKGSY, from the coding sequence ATGGCTCTAGGCTTGGTCCTTACCTTGGCACTTGCCTGCCATAGTACTTTTGCTTTCGATCTGAACGACGATTCAGAAAAATCGCGAAGCCCCTTCGAGCTTTTCAAATTCGGCTTCTCTGCCTACAAGAACGGGCATAAGGACGAAGCCATCAAGGCTTTGCGTTATGCGGCGGAGCGTGGCCATCAGGGCGCGAAGTGGAAGCTGGCGCGTATGTATGCCGAGGGCGACGGCGTGGCCGAGGATGATTATGAAGCCTATAAGATTTTTGAGAAGATCGTTCGTGAAGGCTCCGAACCCGGCTCCGAAAACGCTCCCTACGTCGCAGATGCGCTTGTCGCGCTTGCAGGCTATGTGAAAAACGGCATTCCCGGCTCGCCGGTTCAGGCCAACCCCAACATGGCGCGTGAACTTTATGTGCAGGCAGCGGCCAATTTCGGCGACTCTATTGCTCAGTTTGAGCTTGGCAAGATGCTGCTCGACGGCGAAGGTGGTGAGCGCAACGCTGTTCAGGCTGCACGCTGGTTCCAGCTTGCGGCCCGGAAGGGCAATACCGGTGCGCAGGCCATGCTCGGCAATATGCTGTTTCAGGCCGGCAAGACCGTGCGTGGCCTTGCCATGCTCACGGCTGCCTTCGAGCGATGCCCGGCCGAAGACTGCACCTGGATACGCGACATGCAGGAACAGGCCTTTTCCATTGCAGGCGAGGCCGACCGCCGCAACGCCATCGCGCTTGCAAGTGATTACGCTGTAAAAGGCAGTTACTGA
- a CDS encoding thermonuclease family protein, which yields MRQFMRPYRHTSPAPRRRKIGGFLSILLTLLLFFILGMLIFHLPANQPDRNEPSGRPYIIDGDTVVLGKTHIRLKGINAPEIGQSCEGAHGTYDCGGEARNKLRARIGRASIRCESSGRDRYDRVLARCFLGETDLNQWMVQEGWAVSYGNYQRDEADARRDKRGIWAGKFERPSRWRKEHPHPNRKQP from the coding sequence ATGCGTCAATTTATGCGCCCATACAGGCATACTTCCCCCGCACCTCGCAGAAGAAAAATTGGAGGGTTTTTAAGCATCCTCTTGACTTTACTTCTTTTTTTCATTCTCGGCATGCTGATTTTCCATCTGCCAGCCAACCAGCCCGACCGAAATGAGCCAAGCGGCCGCCCCTATATCATTGACGGGGATACAGTCGTGCTCGGCAAGACCCATATTCGCCTGAAAGGGATCAACGCACCGGAAATCGGGCAGAGCTGCGAGGGCGCGCACGGAACCTATGATTGCGGCGGCGAAGCTCGCAATAAGTTGCGAGCCCGGATCGGCAGGGCGTCGATTCGCTGCGAAAGCAGCGGGCGCGACCGGTATGACCGGGTTCTGGCCCGGTGCTTTCTTGGTGAAACCGACCTCAATCAGTGGATGGTTCAGGAAGGGTGGGCCGTTTCCTATGGCAATTACCAGCGCGATGAAGCAGACGCCCGCCGTGACAAGCGCGGCATATGGGCGGGGAAGTTCGAGCGGCCTTCGCGCTGGCGGAAAGAGCATCCGCACCCCAACCGGAAACAACCATGA
- a CDS encoding uracil-DNA glycosylase family protein: protein MEFMEKLDELRHSIQACRLCRDTPLFPPPLPHEPNPVCIISDTARIAICGQAPGIRVHNTSLPFNDPSGDRLRQWLGVTREEFYDASRFAIVPMGFCFPGYDKNGGDLPPRRECRQTWHDRVFAAMPQLEFILVVGQYALAYHLPDYRGRNLTETVKNWRHFMETPSHTGRIALPLPHPSWRNSGWLKRNPWFDMEVVPVLQAKVRHLIDDEK from the coding sequence ATGGAATTCATGGAAAAACTGGACGAGCTCAGGCACTCGATCCAGGCTTGCCGCCTCTGCCGCGACACGCCGCTGTTTCCGCCACCGCTACCGCATGAACCCAATCCCGTCTGTATCATTTCCGATACGGCGCGCATTGCCATTTGCGGACAGGCGCCGGGAATTCGGGTGCACAACACCTCCCTGCCGTTCAACGACCCGTCGGGCGACCGCCTGCGGCAATGGCTCGGTGTTACGCGCGAGGAGTTTTACGACGCCTCCCGTTTCGCCATCGTTCCGATGGGCTTCTGCTTTCCGGGTTATGACAAGAACGGCGGCGACCTGCCGCCGCGCAGGGAATGCCGCCAGACATGGCATGACCGGGTGTTTGCGGCCATGCCGCAACTGGAGTTCATTCTGGTGGTCGGGCAATATGCCCTTGCCTATCACCTGCCGGACTATCGCGGGCGCAATCTCACGGAAACCGTGAAGAACTGGCGGCATTTCATGGAAACGCCGAGCCATACCGGGCGCATCGCCCTGCCCCTGCCGCATCCTTCATGGCGCAATAGCGGCTGGCTGAAGCGAAATCCGTGGTTCGACATGGAAGTCGTGCCTGTTCTTCAGGCAAAAGTCCGCCATCTCATTGATGACGAGAAATAA
- a CDS encoding Lrp/AsnC family transcriptional regulator: MDRLDRKILRLLQEDATLAVADVAKKVGLSTTPCWRRIQKLEEDGVIKRRVAILDPVRVNARVTVFVAVRTSSHSHEWLKRFSEVVQEFPEVIEFYRMSGDIDYLLRVAVPDIAAYDAFYKRLISKIEIRDVSSSFAMEQIKYTTELPLDYMVLDKENN; this comes from the coding sequence ATGGACAGGCTCGACAGGAAAATACTGCGCTTATTGCAGGAAGATGCGACACTGGCGGTGGCAGACGTTGCCAAGAAGGTCGGCCTTTCCACGACGCCATGCTGGCGGCGCATTCAGAAACTGGAAGAAGATGGCGTCATCAAGCGCCGTGTTGCCATTCTCGACCCGGTGCGCGTCAATGCGCGCGTCACTGTATTCGTTGCGGTCCGCACAAGCTCGCACAGCCATGAATGGCTGAAGCGGTTTTCGGAAGTGGTTCAGGAATTCCCGGAAGTCATCGAATTCTACCGCATGAGCGGCGACATCGATTATCTTCTGCGCGTGGCCGTGCCGGATATCGCTGCCTATGACGCTTTCTACAAGCGGCTCATCAGCAAGATCGAGATTCGCGACGTGTCCTCCTCCTTTGCGATGGAGCAGATCAAGTACACGACCGAATTGCCGCTTGATTACATGGTTCTCGACAAAGAAAACAACTAA
- the cobT gene encoding nicotinate-nucleotide--dimethylbenzimidazole phosphoribosyltransferase, which translates to MSASGLPFDDFRELIRNLPGPDLGAERAVREREVTLTKPAGSLGRLEEIVAWLATWTGKRTPQVNRPLVAVFAGNHGVTAKNITPFPPSVTAQMVENFAAGGAAINQICIANDLGLKVFDLALEHPTGDITEEAAMDERTCAATMAFGMEAIAGGTDLLCIGEMGIGNTTIAAAIALALFGGTAEDWVGPGTGSTGELMQRKLAAVRLAVALHQPHLQDPLEVLRCLGGREIAAMAGAILAARMEKIPVIVDGFVASAAAAVLYAANPEAIDHCMFGQVSAEPGHRKLLAKMGKEPLLDLGMRLGEGTGAALAANIVKAAALCHSGMATFEQAGVSASK; encoded by the coding sequence ATGAGCGCCAGCGGCCTTCCCTTTGACGATTTCCGTGAATTGATCCGCAATCTGCCGGGGCCGGATTTAGGCGCGGAACGGGCTGTTCGCGAACGCGAGGTGACGTTGACCAAGCCCGCCGGTTCGCTCGGGCGGCTGGAGGAGATTGTTGCATGGCTTGCCACATGGACGGGCAAACGCACGCCACAGGTCAATCGCCCGCTGGTCGCCGTATTCGCGGGCAATCACGGCGTCACGGCAAAGAACATCACGCCGTTCCCGCCGAGCGTGACAGCGCAGATGGTTGAAAACTTCGCCGCCGGTGGCGCTGCCATCAACCAGATTTGCATTGCCAACGATCTGGGACTGAAAGTGTTCGATCTCGCGCTGGAGCATCCGACCGGCGATATTACCGAAGAAGCGGCCATGGATGAACGCACCTGCGCCGCCACCATGGCTTTCGGCATGGAAGCGATCGCGGGCGGCACCGACCTTCTTTGCATCGGTGAAATGGGGATCGGCAACACGACCATTGCGGCAGCGATTGCGCTTGCGCTTTTCGGCGGCACGGCTGAAGACTGGGTGGGGCCGGGTACGGGTTCCACGGGTGAACTGATGCAGCGAAAGCTTGCCGCCGTTCGTCTGGCAGTCGCGCTCCATCAGCCGCATTTGCAGGATCCGCTGGAAGTGCTGCGCTGCCTGGGCGGGCGCGAGATCGCGGCCATGGCAGGCGCAATCCTTGCCGCGCGCATGGAGAAAATTCCGGTCATCGTCGATGGTTTTGTGGCAAGCGCGGCTGCTGCCGTGCTCTATGCGGCCAACCCGGAAGCCATCGATCATTGCATGTTCGGCCAGGTCTCGGCAGAGCCGGGGCATCGCAAGCTTCTGGCAAAGATGGGCAAGGAGCCGCTTCTTGACCTTGGAATGCGCCTTGGTGAAGGCACCGGCGCGGCCCTTGCAGCCAATATCGTCAAGGCGGCGGCGCTATGCCATAGCGGCATGGCTACCTTCGAGCAGGCCGGTGTTTCCGCCTCGAAATAA
- a CDS encoding adenosylcobinamide-GDP ribazoletransferase, whose product MQRNGLIGDTIRSLGFLSRLPLPQGWFDNTDDSLPRNARAFPLAGGILGLLAGVALLIANAISLPPLAAALIAIGALAAMTGALHEDGLGDTADGFFGASTPDRRLDIMKDSRIGTFAALTLVIWTGVKASLLMAIIARAGAGYALLALIGTEAASRAGMLAFWHALPSARPGGLADSMGQPQWETVVCGCGLGLALLAIGFLPSGGMVALINALVLMTVVLFGFARLCMAKIGGRTGDTLGAAQQIGSLAALIGLVMAL is encoded by the coding sequence TTGCAGCGAAATGGCCTGATTGGCGACACGATCAGAAGTCTGGGATTTTTGAGCCGCCTGCCACTGCCGCAAGGCTGGTTCGACAATACGGACGATTCGCTGCCGCGAAACGCACGCGCCTTTCCGCTTGCGGGCGGCATATTGGGGCTTCTGGCCGGCGTGGCACTTCTCATTGCCAATGCAATCAGCCTGCCGCCGCTTGCGGCTGCACTGATTGCCATCGGTGCGCTGGCAGCAATGACGGGTGCGCTGCATGAAGATGGCCTGGGCGATACGGCCGATGGTTTTTTCGGTGCATCCACGCCAGATCGCCGCCTCGATATCATGAAAGATTCGCGCATCGGCACTTTCGCGGCCCTGACGCTGGTTATCTGGACCGGCGTGAAAGCGTCTCTCCTGATGGCAATCATCGCGCGCGCGGGCGCAGGCTATGCGCTTCTGGCCCTGATCGGGACGGAAGCAGCCAGCCGCGCAGGAATGCTGGCCTTCTGGCATGCCCTGCCCTCGGCGCGCCCCGGCGGGCTTGCCGATAGTATGGGCCAGCCGCAATGGGAAACCGTGGTCTGCGGCTGCGGGCTGGGTCTTGCTCTCCTCGCCATCGGCTTTCTGCCGTCAGGCGGCATGGTGGCCCTCATCAACGCACTGGTGCTGATGACCGTCGTGCTTTTTGGTTTTGCCAGACTGTGCATGGCAAAAATCGGCGGACGGACCGGCGATACGCTGGGTGCGGCGCAGCAGATAGGCTCGCTTGCAGCCCTTATCGGACTTGTCATGGCCCTTTGA
- a CDS encoding DUF1289 domain-containing protein, protein MDTAKIESPCILVCTMDAKTGFCLGCARTLDEIAQWSSMNSGEQRAVLALLPARHKVLDRKKAG, encoded by the coding sequence ATGGACACGGCAAAAATCGAATCGCCCTGCATATTGGTATGCACGATGGATGCAAAAACTGGCTTCTGCCTCGGTTGCGCGCGGACGCTTGATGAAATCGCGCAATGGTCCAGCATGAATAGCGGCGAACAAAGGGCCGTATTGGCGCTTCTGCCTGCACGTCATAAAGTCCTCGATCGAAAAAAGGCTGGCTGA
- a CDS encoding TIGR02281 family clan AA aspartic protease, giving the protein MGRFFWLVIAAVALVVLLLMSNNDSGTTLGVANDAFARAAYLGIWGIVLAAGLLGSGIRLGDFARNIAIWSVIILGLVAGYQYRYDLQDAASRITAGLIPGSPISGMNADGTLTVTLAKSANGHFEVNGRVNGARVHFLVDTGASSVVLSQEDAERAGIDTASLNYSVPIMTANGQARAASITIATLQIGDIERHNVRAMVTKEGLLTGSLLGMNFLQTLGGFTVRGDQLILIN; this is encoded by the coding sequence ATGGGGCGTTTCTTCTGGCTTGTCATCGCTGCGGTTGCCCTTGTGGTTCTGCTTCTCATGTCGAATAACGACAGCGGCACCACACTGGGCGTTGCAAACGATGCATTTGCCCGTGCAGCCTATCTCGGCATATGGGGCATCGTTCTGGCTGCGGGCCTGCTCGGATCAGGCATCAGGCTCGGCGATTTCGCCCGCAACATTGCCATCTGGTCCGTCATCATTCTCGGCCTCGTCGCCGGATATCAGTATCGCTACGATCTTCAGGACGCCGCCAGCAGGATTACCGCAGGCCTCATTCCCGGCAGCCCCATCTCCGGCATGAACGCCGATGGCACACTGACCGTTACACTTGCAAAATCCGCCAACGGACATTTTGAAGTGAATGGCCGGGTGAATGGCGCGCGCGTCCATTTTCTTGTCGATACGGGCGCGTCTTCCGTTGTTCTTTCGCAGGAAGACGCAGAGCGCGCAGGCATCGATACCGCTTCGCTCAATTATTCAGTGCCGATCATGACAGCGAATGGCCAGGCGCGCGCCGCATCAATCACCATCGCCACCTTGCAGATCGGTGATATCGAGCGCCACAATGTTCGCGCCATGGTGACGAAGGAAGGCCTCTTGACGGGCAGCCTGCTCGGCATGAATTTCCTGCAAACGCTTGGCGGCTTTACCGTGCGTGGCGATCAGCTGATCCTGATTAATTAG
- the dusA gene encoding tRNA dihydrouridine(20/20a) synthase DusA, whose protein sequence is MTVRYGKDSSSVKASRPRFAVAPMIDWSDRHCRYFHRLFSKRALLYTEMVVADAAIFGPRDRLLGFDPAENPVALQLGGSDPAKLRQAAQIGADFGYDEINLNVGCPSDRVQSGTFGACLMLTPDVVARCVAAMKETISIPVTVKCRIGVDDQDTETALDALADQVLEAGADALWVHARKACLKGLSPKENREIPPLDYERVYRLKQRLGETFVGINGGIATLEEAQVHLQKVDAVMLGRAAYHNPALLADVDARLYGEGQEPLAMPEIIDAMCDYIDRHIASGGRLSHVSRHMVGLFTGQPGARRWRQILSTDATKPGATSDVVRQAYATVVEACAEAA, encoded by the coding sequence ATGACGGTAAGATACGGAAAAGATTCAAGCTCTGTGAAAGCCAGCAGGCCGCGTTTTGCCGTTGCGCCCATGATTGACTGGTCGGACAGGCATTGCCGGTATTTTCACAGGCTCTTTTCAAAACGCGCTCTGCTCTATACCGAAATGGTTGTCGCCGATGCGGCCATATTCGGTCCGCGCGACCGTTTGCTTGGCTTCGATCCTGCGGAAAATCCGGTCGCTTTGCAACTTGGTGGCTCCGATCCGGCCAAGCTCAGGCAGGCCGCGCAGATTGGTGCGGATTTCGGCTATGACGAGATCAATCTCAATGTCGGCTGCCCGTCGGATCGTGTCCAGTCCGGGACTTTCGGGGCGTGCCTGATGTTGACGCCCGATGTGGTGGCGCGCTGTGTTGCCGCCATGAAGGAGACGATTTCCATCCCGGTCACGGTCAAATGCCGTATCGGCGTGGACGATCAGGATACGGAAACGGCGCTTGATGCTCTTGCGGATCAGGTGTTGGAAGCCGGGGCCGATGCGCTCTGGGTTCATGCGCGCAAGGCGTGCTTGAAGGGGCTTTCGCCCAAGGAAAACCGCGAGATCCCGCCGCTCGATTATGAGCGCGTCTATCGTCTCAAGCAGCGCCTTGGTGAAACATTCGTCGGCATCAATGGCGGCATCGCCACGCTGGAAGAGGCGCAAGTGCACTTGCAAAAGGTGGATGCGGTTATGCTGGGCCGCGCTGCCTATCACAATCCCGCCCTGCTGGCCGATGTGGATGCCCGCCTTTATGGCGAGGGGCAGGAACCACTAGCAATGCCTGAAATCATCGACGCCATGTGCGATTATATCGACCGCCATATCGCGTCGGGCGGAAGGCTTTCGCATGTAAGCCGCCACATGGTTGGTCTTTTCACGGGCCAGCCCGGTGCGCGCCGCTGGCGGCAAATTCTCTCCACGGATGCAACGAAGCCGGGTGCGACCAGCGATGTGGTGCGTCAGGCTTATGCCACGGTTGTGGAAGCCTGCGCCGAAGCGGCCTAA
- a CDS encoding ABC transporter substrate-binding protein, translating into MRGFKRIAACAVIAGFAAIGAARAEEPLKLVIGTEGAYPPFNFINPDGSLSGFDVDIARALCDEMKAECTFITQEWDGTIPALQAGKFDAYVSSMSITEERKKQVDFSDKYYNTPPGVAAPKDTDIKGVTKEDLAGKTIGVQVSTTHANYAEQTFTDSTIKAYPTAEEYRLDLANGRLDAVNDDSVTLSEWLKTPDGACCKMVGTYPPDDAIHGVGVGVAFKKGRPELVEKFNAAIKAIRKNGKYKEINDKYFDFDAYGAEN; encoded by the coding sequence ATGCGCGGTTTTAAGCGTATTGCGGCATGTGCCGTGATTGCGGGTTTTGCGGCTATTGGGGCAGCAAGGGCTGAAGAGCCCCTCAAGCTCGTCATCGGAACCGAGGGGGCATATCCGCCATTTAATTTCATCAATCCTGATGGCTCGCTATCGGGCTTCGATGTGGATATTGCTCGGGCGCTTTGCGATGAGATGAAGGCGGAGTGCACATTCATTACGCAGGAATGGGATGGCACCATCCCGGCATTGCAGGCAGGCAAGTTCGACGCCTATGTGTCTTCCATGTCGATTACGGAAGAACGCAAGAAGCAGGTGGACTTTTCGGATAAATATTACAACACGCCGCCCGGCGTGGCCGCGCCCAAGGATACCGACATCAAGGGCGTGACCAAGGAAGACCTTGCAGGCAAGACCATCGGCGTCCAGGTTTCCACAACCCACGCGAACTATGCCGAGCAGACCTTCACCGACAGCACGATCAAGGCTTATCCCACGGCGGAAGAATATCGCCTTGATCTTGCCAATGGTCGTCTCGATGCGGTCAATGACGACAGCGTGACCTTGTCGGAATGGCTGAAGACGCCGGATGGCGCCTGCTGCAAGATGGTCGGCACCTACCCGCCGGACGATGCAATCCATGGTGTCGGCGTTGGCGTTGCCTTCAAGAAGGGCCGCCCGGAACTGGTCGAAAAGTTCAACGCTGCCATCAAGGCTATTCGCAAGAATGGCAAGTATAAGGAAATCAACGACAAATACTTTGATTTCGACGCTTACGGCGCTGAAAACTGA
- a CDS encoding HAD family hydrolase: protein MTSFSPFGKSFDAFLFDMDGTILSSIAATERVWSEWARRHGIDPVTFLPTIHGVRAVETVRRLALPGVDPIREAEILLEAEMADLDGIAPIEGAYKFLHSLPENRWAIVTSAPLELARRRIKAAGLPMPKTIVSAEDVERGKPSPECFELGAKRLGFAPRDCLVFEDAPAGIVAGETAGASVVVVTATHPHSPRTSHLSIESYRYLQLTIEESGKLSLSPTVPASVG from the coding sequence GTGACCTCCTTTTCCCCTTTCGGCAAATCCTTCGATGCATTTCTTTTCGATATGGACGGCACGATATTGAGTTCCATCGCAGCGACGGAGCGCGTATGGAGCGAATGGGCAAGGCGCCATGGTATCGATCCCGTGACATTCCTGCCGACCATTCATGGCGTGCGCGCCGTTGAAACCGTGCGCCGCCTTGCGCTTCCGGGCGTTGACCCAATCCGGGAAGCTGAAATTCTGCTGGAAGCCGAAATGGCCGATCTGGATGGCATTGCACCGATCGAGGGGGCCTATAAATTTCTGCATTCGCTACCGGAAAACCGCTGGGCCATCGTGACTTCGGCTCCGCTCGAACTTGCGCGCCGCCGCATCAAGGCCGCCGGGTTGCCCATGCCGAAAACAATCGTTTCCGCCGAAGACGTGGAACGCGGCAAGCCAAGCCCCGAATGTTTCGAGCTGGGCGCAAAACGGCTGGGCTTTGCGCCGCGTGATTGCCTTGTTTTCGAGGATGCACCGGCAGGCATCGTGGCAGGAGAAACCGCGGGCGCAAGCGTGGTTGTCGTCACAGCCACGCATCCGCATTCACCCCGGACCTCGCATTTGAGCATAGAAAGCTATCGCTATCTTCAACTCACCATCGAAGAAAGCGGAAAACTCAGCCTGAGCCCGACAGTGCCAGCATCAGTTGGCTAA
- a CDS encoding alpha-D-ribose 1-methylphosphonate 5-triphosphate diphosphatase → MANETVLRNARIVLTDDVILGSVKLTDGLIADISAGASSVGDDMEGDFLTPGLVELHTDHLEGHYAPRPRVRWNPIAAVQAHDAQIAASGITAVFDALRIGFDGEAETDIEDMRKLSNAIAEGRDAGRLRADHFLHLRCEVSAPDCLSAFERFGSHPLVKLVSLMDHAPGQRQFADIESYKAYFLRKSNFSEEEFRLYCEKRIGQSQRYSAPTRKVIADLCHARGIILASHDDATVEHVAEAQAQGISVAEFPTTHMAAKASRASGMSVLMGAPNIVRGGSHSGNVSARELAEAGHLDIVSSDYIPASMMQSAFFLAEVVENISLPQAIRLVSANPARALRLDDRGEIAAGKRADLVRVQMAGHVPIIRTVWREGQRVL, encoded by the coding sequence ATGGCGAATGAGACCGTTTTGCGCAATGCCCGCATTGTATTGACCGATGATGTCATCCTCGGTTCGGTAAAGCTGACGGACGGGTTAATTGCGGATATTTCCGCGGGTGCTTCATCCGTGGGCGACGATATGGAAGGCGATTTCCTGACGCCCGGCCTGGTGGAACTCCACACCGATCATCTGGAAGGGCATTATGCGCCGCGCCCCAGGGTGCGCTGGAACCCGATTGCTGCCGTGCAGGCGCATGACGCGCAGATTGCGGCTTCCGGCATCACCGCGGTGTTTGATGCTTTGCGCATCGGTTTCGATGGGGAAGCGGAAACGGACATTGAAGACATGCGCAAACTGTCGAACGCAATCGCCGAAGGGCGCGATGCGGGCCGGTTGCGCGCCGATCATTTTCTGCATCTGCGCTGCGAGGTTTCGGCGCCGGATTGCCTGTCTGCTTTTGAACGGTTCGGCAGCCATCCGCTGGTCAAGCTGGTTTCATTGATGGATCACGCGCCGGGCCAGCGCCAGTTTGCCGATATCGAAAGCTACAAGGCTTATTTTTTGCGCAAGTCGAACTTCTCGGAAGAGGAATTCCGGCTCTATTGCGAAAAACGTATCGGACAGTCGCAACGCTATTCAGCCCCGACGCGCAAGGTGATCGCGGATTTGTGCCATGCGCGCGGCATCATCCTCGCCAGCCACGACGATGCAACGGTTGAGCATGTGGCCGAGGCGCAGGCTCAAGGGATTAGCGTAGCGGAATTTCCCACGACGCATATGGCGGCAAAGGCCTCCAGGGCGTCCGGAATGTCGGTTCTCATGGGCGCGCCCAACATTGTGCGCGGCGGCTCCCATTCCGGCAATGTTTCGGCCCGCGAACTGGCTGAGGCGGGGCATCTCGATATCGTGTCGTCGGATTATATTCCCGCCAGCATGATGCAATCAGCATTTTTTCTGGCGGAAGTGGTGGAGAATATTTCGCTGCCGCAGGCTATCCGCCTTGTATCGGCCAACCCGGCTCGCGCCCTGCGGCTTGATGATCGTGGCGAGATTGCCGCTGGCAAGCGCGCCGATCTGGTGCGGGTGCAGATGGCCGGACATGTGCCGATCATCCGCACGGTCTGGCGGGAAGGCCAGCGTGTGCTTTAG